The Triticum aestivum cultivar Chinese Spring chromosome 3A, IWGSC CS RefSeq v2.1, whole genome shotgun sequence genome includes a region encoding these proteins:
- the LOC123059382 gene encoding BTB/POZ and MATH domain-containing protein 1, with protein sequence MGPSVPRKRRVNRPENEEVAAWLFLKHRSMAEQQPGGLPEHQARALSAAYRCVCATNVPIRTFGDLASLRGVHLLKDSLPGSTLDLPQESPPTFVSVAPSNLHQHLGDLLKTEKGADLIFEVDGHTFAAHRCVLAARSPVFSAELFGGMKEGNTAGAVRIDEMEAEVFKALLWFVYTDSLPVTEEEDEDVICQLLLVAADRYGMERLKSICEEKLCKFINAATIATILTLAEQHHCDGLKKACSRFLGFPANLRALLDSDGFDHLSRSCPSVAQNLVYSALVWWD encoded by the exons ATGGGGCCGTCGGTGCCGAGGAAGCGCAGGGTGAACCGCCCGGAGAACGAGGAGGTCGCGGCCTGGCTCTTCTTGAAGCACCGCTCCATGGCGGAGCAGCAGCCGGGCGGCCTCCCGGAGCACCAGGCCCGCGCGCTCTCCGCCGCCTACCGCTGCGTCTGCGCCACCAACGTGCCCATCCGGACCTTCGGCGACCTGGCCAGTCTCAG GGGCGTTCACCTCCTGAAAGATTCCTTGCCAGGGTCCACCCTTGATTTGCCCCAAGAAAGCCCTCCAACATTTGTCTCTGTGGCCCCATCTAACCTGCACCAGCACCTCGGTGATCTCCTCAAGACCGAGAAGGGCGCGGACCTAATTTTCGAGGTTGATGGTCACACTTTCGCAGCACACCGCTGTGTGCTCGCTGCCCGATCACCGGTCTTCAGTGCGGAGCTCTTTGGCGGTATGAAGGAGGGCAACACCGCAGGTGCCGTGCGCATAGATGAAATGGAGGCAGAGGTGTTCAAGGCGTTGCTCTGGTTTGTGTATACCGATTCCTTGCCggtgacagaagaggaagatgaggatgtCATATGCCAGCTTCTGCTTGTTGCGGCCGACAGGTATGGCATGGAGAGGCTGAAGAGTATTTGCGAGGAAAAGCTATGCAAGTTCATCAACGCAGCCACAATAGCGACCATCCTGACGCTAGCTGAGCAGCACCACTGTGATGGCCTAAAGAAGGCATGCTCAAGGTTTCTTGGCTTCCCGGCAAATCTTAGGGCTTTGTTGGACAGTGACGGCTTCGATCATCTCAGCAGGAGCTGCCCTTCCGTTGCTCAAAATCTGGTTTATTCGGCCCTTGTTTGGTGGGATTGA